From the Phormidium ambiguum IAM M-71 genome, the window GCCAAATCGAAGACAAAAAACAAGTTGGCAGAATGTTAGTAGAACAAGCACAAGCTTACACTAATTTAGGGCAGAATCAAAGAGCGATCGCAATTTTATGTAATTCCTCCACCAGAAAGACAACTTGCACCAATGATAGTGCTTTACAGATTACCAAAGAAGCAAAAGACTCTCAAGGATATGCAGCAGCTTTAGGCAGTTTGGGAAATGCTTACCGCTTGAGAGGAGATTATGAAAAAGCCATTAAATATTTAGAAGAAAGTTTATATCTCGCCAACCAAACAGGCAATAATATTTATAGTGCTACCAGCCTAAATAACTTAGCTAATGTGTATAGTAACCTAGCTTTAGTTAATTATCGTCGGGCTGATTTAGCCGAAACAAGAGGCGATGAAGCAGAAGGAACAGAATTCCGTAAAATAGCTACTGATTATGATACTAAAGCTTTAGAAAACTTGCAAAAGAGTATTCAAATTACAGGGAGTCAAGGAGATGTGCAAAATCAAATTCGCGGATTAATTAATTTGATTTCTGTACATTATCGAATGAAAGATGTATCTTCAGCAGAAGGTATTTGGCAGAGAGCGATCGCACTTTTCCATCAACTACCCAACTCCCGTGATAAAGTTTATGCAGCCATTGATTTAGCGAATCTTGTACAACCCACTACTTTGTCAGCAGAAACATATTCGGAGGTTCAATGTCTTAACCCAAAATTACAGCCTAAAGCCCAAGAATTACTTCAGCAAGCAATAGCCATTTCTCAAAGTTTAAAAGACTTGAGATCTGAATCATTTGCACTTGGTAAACTAGGTCATATTTATGAATGTCGCCAAGAGTATGAAAAAGCCTTAGAATTAACCCAAAAAGCGAGATGGGCGGCTGACCAAAACTTACGGGCTAAAGATAGTTTATATTTGTGGGAATGGCAAACTGGACGAATTTTAAAAGCCCAAAATAAACAATCAGAAGCAATTAAAGCTTATGGACAAGCAGTGTCAACTTTAGAAGCAATTCGCCAAGATATTTTAGCATCAAATCGGGATTTACAATTTGATTTTCGGGATACAATTAATCCAATCTACCGAGAATTAGCACAGTTAAATTTAGAACAAGCTACTTTACCTTCTATTGAACCAGATAAGCGGAATAAAACGCTAAATGATGCACTGATTACGATTGATTCGTTGAAATTAGCGGAGTTGCAAAATTACTTTGGGAATGATTGTGCGATCGCACCCCTTAACCCCCAAAGAGTTGATTTAGCAGCTATTAATCAATCCACTGCTGTTTTTAGTTCAATTATTTTGCGCGGTCGTACAGCTATTTTAGTTAGTCTTCCCAACGGTGAAAAAAAGGCAGCATGGATAGATATTGATAGTAAAACGCTAACTCAAGAAATCAACGAATATCGCAGAGGTCTAGAGAACTTATATATTCTGCCTTACAATTCTAAACAAGCGCAAAAATTGTATAATTGGATGATTCGTCCTTTTGCCTCTGACTTAGAAGAATTACAAATAAAAACCTTAGTATTTACTCATGATGGCATTTTGCAAAGTGTACCAATGGCTGCTTTACATGATGGTGAAAAGTTCTTGATTCAAAAATATGCTGTTGCGACGACTCCCAGTGTGACTTTAACAGATCCTAGAACGATCGATCGGCAAAAATTGCGGGTACTAGCAGCTGGATTAACTAAAGAGTCTATAATTGATGGCAAAGAATTTTCCGCTTTAACAAATGTTGCTTTAGAAATTCAAAAAGTTAAGCAGAAATTTCAGGATAGCAAAGCACTGTTAAATGAAAATTTTACGCAGGCTAACATAGAACAAGAACTCGCTAAAACAACTTACTCAATTATTCACATTGCCACTCATGGTAAATTTGGTACAGAAGCAAAAGATACCTTTCTTGTTACCGGAAACAATGGTAAATTAACTATTACTGAACTAGATGCAGCAATTCGCCAAATTCGCAATGAAACAGAATTAGTAGAATTGTTGGTCTTGACGGCTTGCGAAACAGCTGTTGGTGATGACCGCGCAGCCCTTGGTTTAGCTGGTGTAGCAGTGCAAGCTGGTGTGAAAAGTGCTTTAGCTTCTTTGTGGTCTATTAATGATGAAAAAACAGTGGAATTAGTAACTCAGTTTTATGATAATTACAATTCTGGCATGAACAAAGCAGAGGCGTTGCGAATGGCACAAATAAAAATGATTGAAGCTGGGGGTAAAAGTGCTATTCCTGCTTATTGGGCGGCGTTTGTTGTAGTTGGGAATTGGTTGTAGTTTGATTGGGGGAGATGTGCGATCGCCAATGTAGTGAAAAAAATAACCGCCCTTTTATAGCGGTTATTTTCAATTTCGGTTAATACTAGCCCGATCGATTTTGGTTAATTTTTAACACTAGTAGTTCGTGAGAGCAAATCGGGTGAAATTAAGGCAGAGTTATCCTTTCTTGTTTATGGACATTTGATGTGAGACATGATACCAGGTTTGGTCTGTCTTCGGATTACCATCGCATCGCTTACCGCCGGACATCTCGAACAAATCCTCATCAGTTAATTCCTGCTGAGTTTTAGGTATTGGCTGTTCAGATTGGTCTTGCTTGTTGGTTGAAGTATCATTTGTTGTTGACATTTTTGACTCCTTTTTGAATTGTCAGTATTTCCTCGCAAACTTGAAGAAGTTGGCTCTCCTATACAGGGAGTAACAACCTCTCACCTTATTAATGGGTGTGAGTTAAATCAATTTATGCACTTTTACTAGATCGAAAACTTCTGCGATCGTCGAACACCTACATTTACATTGAATTCCTGTCATTAGGGCGTATAACAGGGAACGGAAGGCAGCGCAGGACTATAGGAGGTAATGGTGGGCGCTTGAGCGACCAAGGTAACTACGCCCTTGGCATCAATAATCCATCCCCGCGCCTCTACGATTTGATTTTGCGGACTGGTAGAAGAACCATCGACAGATTCGTTAGCAGGAGTTGAAAGGTTTTGTGCTTTTTTCGGCAAAAGTGAGTCAGTTGGTACAGTTTCTCTAAATTGTTCTGAGTGAGATGGATTAGTGACGGAAACGGGGCGAACAGGAGCATTATAAGAGACGCTAGTATCTGGTAGAGAACGTATATTGCCAGTGGTATAAGGTGAATCGATTGAGTCACCGGGACGAGGTGGTAAACCGCCACGACCAGTAATGACGAAACTACCTTCCTGTCGATTGCTTCGTCCTATGCAGCTATTTGCAATTAACTGGGAAGCATCGATTAACCCTGTAGGTAGTGCAACTAAACCCTGATTTGGGTCAACGGTTAGCCGACTAATTGTTACTGTGCCAGGTAATCCCGAATTAGATTTAGCAGTAATATCGCTCTCATTAGTTTGTTCTCTACGGTAGGTAAGCCCAAAGATGCCTTGAGTAGTAATTTTGATGTTCCCACCATTACCCAAATCGGCATTGGCAAAGATATCGCTATCTTCGCCAGGGAAAGCAACAATTAAAGCAGCATTAATAGTAATGTTACCGCCATTGCCATTATTTTCCGCTGTAGCGGATATCCTACTATTACGCCGCATCAATAATAAACTTTCGACTTGCAAAATGATATCGCCTTCACCTGATGCTGTATCAGCAATCAGTTGTCCTTGCTTGTCTAAAAGTATGGAATTGGCTGTAACGCTCAAATTACCTGCATTTCCTGTTCCTTCACTGTTGACGGTGACTTGCGCCCCATCCCGAACAATTAATTGTCTTGTTTTAACTGTCAAGTCACCCCCTCGATTAGTAGAATCTTCTAATGTATTGGCATATAGACCGCTAGCATCGCCCACACCGCTAACTCGATTTTCAAACTGCTCACGCTCCTTATATGTGCGATCGCTACCAGAAAGACTAATTCTTTGGGTAACGTTCAGGGTAAGATTTCCAGCTCTACCAATGTTAGAACTGGTGGTGAGAATTTGTCCGCCGCTAGCTAGATCTATCGTGTTGGCGTTAACGGTGATATCACCTCCATTCCCCTCTCCTTGAGTTTTGGTACTTACGTATGCACCTTCTGCGATGCTCAACGAATTGGTAGTTATGTTGATGTTGTTTCCCTCACCTTTTGCACCAAGTTGTACGGTGCTGAATACTCCACTGGAGAATCTATTACTTCCCACCCCATTTAAGAAAACTCGCTCGTGGGCAGTAATATTGATATCACCTGCATTCCCCTGTCCGAGCGTGCTGGCAGATAGTTGAGCGCCACCAGTGATGAACAGCTCCCTGGTAGTGATTTTAATGTTTCCCCCGTTGCCTATGCCTATCTGTCCCACCCTGCTACTTGCCCCGCTGGTTTCTTCTCCCCTTCCTACCCCATCAAAAGAAACCCGATCGTGGACAGTAATAATTACATTGCCTGCATTCCCACTCCCAAGAGCGCTGGCACTAAGGAATCCGCCATTTGTTACAACAAGTTCCCTTGCGTTGAGGTTTATATCACCCGCATTGCCTACGCCTGTCTTATCTACTTCACTGGATACTTTAGTGTCAAATCCATGTAAGGAAACTCGATCGCGGGCGGTTATATTTACATTACCCGCATTCCCCTGTCCATAAGTAATGGCTTGTATCTGACCGCCATTTGTGACCGAAAGCGACCCAGTTGTAATGTTGACGTTACCCCCATTACCCACGCTTTCCTCGCTTACCACCAGATTAGAGATCACGCTCGCATCCAAGTTCATCGCCTCTGTCGCATTAATATCAATATCTCCGGCTTGAGCGTCCACAGAACCGCTACCTTCGGCTATCCCTGCCCGTAGCCTTGTATCTTCTCCCGAAATATTCAACAGGCGGCTATTGATAGCTATGTTCCCACCCCCACCAGCGC encodes:
- a CDS encoding CHAT domain-containing protein is translated as MPSQLRKFKFRSFLVVLFITSLVFNLGIGDVFSVVPLGKFTNIALAQSPDVNLLVERGVQLYQNGDILGAIAQWEAAKTALQKTNNPEKKAIVLENLARAYQQIGQIETAINYWGETIATYRQIEDKKQVGRMLVEQAQAYTNLGQNQRAIAILCNSSTRKTTCTNDSALQITKEAKDSQGYAAALGSLGNAYRLRGDYEKAIKYLEESLYLANQTGNNIYSATSLNNLANVYSNLALVNYRRADLAETRGDEAEGTEFRKIATDYDTKALENLQKSIQITGSQGDVQNQIRGLINLISVHYRMKDVSSAEGIWQRAIALFHQLPNSRDKVYAAIDLANLVQPTTLSAETYSEVQCLNPKLQPKAQELLQQAIAISQSLKDLRSESFALGKLGHIYECRQEYEKALELTQKARWAADQNLRAKDSLYLWEWQTGRILKAQNKQSEAIKAYGQAVSTLEAIRQDILASNRDLQFDFRDTINPIYRELAQLNLEQATLPSIEPDKRNKTLNDALITIDSLKLAELQNYFGNDCAIAPLNPQRVDLAAINQSTAVFSSIILRGRTAILVSLPNGEKKAAWIDIDSKTLTQEINEYRRGLENLYILPYNSKQAQKLYNWMIRPFASDLEELQIKTLVFTHDGILQSVPMAALHDGEKFLIQKYAVATTPSVTLTDPRTIDRQKLRVLAAGLTKESIIDGKEFSALTNVALEIQKVKQKFQDSKALLNENFTQANIEQELAKTTYSIIHIATHGKFGTEAKDTFLVTGNNGKLTITELDAAIRQIRNETELVELLVLTACETAVGDDRAALGLAGVAVQAGVKSALASLWSINDEKTVELVTQFYDNYNSGMNKAEALRMAQIKMIEAGGKSAIPAYWAAFVVVGNWL
- a CDS encoding beta strand repeat-containing protein; this encodes MINAICFWVPSSIAFGCLVTVSSARAQIVPDASLPVPSVVTPQGNTNFSIEGGTRAGGNLFHSFREFSVPTGGEAFFNNAVDVRNIFSRVTGGSTSNIDGLIRANGTANLFLINPNGIIFGPNARLSIGGSFLASTSRSIVFADGMVFSARPDASTPPLLTVSVPIGLQYGANPGSILNQSVATDSNGDVVGLQVEPGKSLALVGGNVSVEGGQLLAPGGRVELGGVAGEGTVGLSVNGSDWRLSFPVGVPLSDVSITDNAIVNVRAGGGGNIAINSRLLNISGEDTRLRAGIAEGSGSVDAQAGDIDINATEAMNLDASVISNLVVSEESVGNGGNVNITTGSLSVTNGGQIQAITYGQGNAGNVNITARDRVSLHGFDTKVSSEVDKTGVGNAGDINLNARELVVTNGGFLSASALGSGNAGNVIITVHDRVSFDGVGRGEETSGASSRVGQIGIGNGGNIKITTRELFITGGAQLSASTLGQGNAGDINITAHERVFLNGVGSNRFSSGVFSTVQLGAKGEGNNINITTNSLSIAEGAYVSTKTQGEGNGGDITVNANTIDLASGGQILTTSSNIGRAGNLTLNVTQRISLSGSDRTYKEREQFENRVSGVGDASGLYANTLEDSTNRGGDLTVKTRQLIVRDGAQVTVNSEGTGNAGNLSVTANSILLDKQGQLIADTASGEGDIILQVESLLLMRRNSRISATAENNGNGGNITINAALIVAFPGEDSDIFANADLGNGGNIKITTQGIFGLTYRREQTNESDITAKSNSGLPGTVTISRLTVDPNQGLVALPTGLIDASQLIANSCIGRSNRQEGSFVITGRGGLPPRPGDSIDSPYTTGNIRSLPDTSVSYNAPVRPVSVTNPSHSEQFRETVPTDSLLPKKAQNLSTPANESVDGSSTSPQNQIVEARGWIIDAKGVVTLVAQAPTITSYSPALPSVPCYTP